GCGCACCGTCTCCATGAGGGCGGCCTTGTCGCCGCGCTGCGGGACGCGCAGGTCAACCTTCGCTCCGCGCAGGCCGGCCAACCAGGTTCGCACGGTGGCGGCATTGCTGGGCAGCTCGGGAACCAGGATCTCCTTGGGCACCGCCGTGGTGGCGGTGTGGGCGACGTCGTCGACGCTCGTGGCCGCCGACTCTCCCTTGCGCCGGGAGGCGTCACCGTTGGAGCCGAGGGTGCCGCTGCGGGGCTGAGGGCTGGAGGGAGCGCGCTCCCCCACCCCGACGGAGGTGGTGGTGCCCGAGGAGGTGGGGGCACCGCTGTGGTGGACGGCGCCGGCGTCGGCCGGATCAACGAGGGAGGCGTAGACCTGCTCCAGGAGGCGCTCGATGAGCTCGGCGTCCCCGGCGTCGTCGATGAGGTCCACGACCCAGCCGCGCTGCCCGCGCACCCGGCCGCCGCGGACGTGGAAGACCTGGACGGCGGCCTCGAGCTCGTCGCGGACCAGGGCAAAGACGTCGGCGTCGGTCGCGTCGGGAAGGACGACGGCGTTGCCCTCGATGACTTTGCGCAGTGCGGCGGCGTCGTCACGCAGGCGGGCGGCCTTCTCGAAGTCGAGGGCGGCGGCAGCCGCCTTCATCTCAGCCTCGACCTGGCGCAGGTAGGGGCCGGTGCGACCGGCCATGAAGGCGCAGAAGTCCTCAGCCAGCGCCCGATGGTCCTGCGGGCTGATGCGGCCCACGCAGGGGGCCGAGCACTTGTCGATGTATCCCAGCAGGCAGGGGCGCCCCGAGGCCTGGGCGCGGCGGAAGACACCGGCGGAGCAGGAACGCACCGGGAAGACCCGCAGCAGCTGCTCGACGGTCTCGCGGATGGACCAGGCCTGAACGAAGGGACCGAAGTAGCGGGTTCCCGGTTTGCGGGCCCCGCGGACCACCTGGACGCGGGGGTAGGTCTCCCCCATCGTCACCGCCAGGTAGGGGTAGGACTTGTCGTCCTTGTACATGACGTTGAAACGGGGGTTGAACTCCTTGATCCAGGAGTACTCCAGGGCCAGGGACTCCACCTCGGTGGACACGACCGTCCATTCCACCGCGCATGCGGTGGTGACCATCTTCTGGGTGCGCGGGTGCAGTGCGGCGAGGTCCTGGAAGTAGTTGGACAGGCGCTGACGCAGGTTCTTGGCCTTGCCGACGTAGATGACCCGTCCCTGCCCGTCCAGGAACCGGTAGACCCCCGGGGACGTGGGGATCTCGCCCGGGGCAGGACGGTACGTCGAAGGGTCGGCCATGCCCGCAAGCGTAGACGCCCATCATCCTCGTCCACGACCCGCGGCCCGGCAGCCGGCCGCCGGTGCACCCAGCCCGAGAACAACGAAGGACCCGAGCCGGTAGGGCTCGGATCCTTCGTCATGTTGGTGGGCGATACTGGGATCGAACCAGTGACCTCTTCCGTGTCAGGGAAGCGCGCTCCCGCTGCGCCAATCGCCCGAGGTGGGTACCGGATTCGAACCGGTGTAAACGGCTTTGCAGGCCGGTGCCTAACCTCTCGGCCAACCCACCATGAGATGCTGGGGCTGGGCGCTCCCGGCTCCTCGGAGCGGATGACGGGACTCGAACCCGCGACCCTCACCTTGGCAAGGTGATGCTCTACCAACTGAGCCACATCCGCATGAATCCTCACGGTTCGTCCGAACCGCTCGGTGCTGGAAAACCATAGCACCAGGATCGCAGTGGCAGGCAAATGGCATTGCGGTGATTCACCTCACCGGGCAGCCGTTTGCTCCGGGGGCACCAGGCTGGCTATGGTTAGCGCCGCACCGGGCGATTGGCTCAGGGGTTAGAGCGCCTCGTTCACACCGAGGAGGTCACTGGTTCGATTCCAGTATCGCCCACCGGATAGCAGATTGCTCACGCTTGCCCTCCTTGCGAGGGCAAGCGTTTTTTCTTTTCCGCTCCGCGAAGTGGTGCCGGACCTCATGACTGAGTGTCCGGCACCACCGCGAAGCGACCGGCCGTAACCAGCCGCGACCAGCAGGGTCGCGATCATCGGCTCATTCAGATACGGCTGCCGTCGGCGATTCTTCCGGGCGAGCCCTCCGCTTCCACGCGCGCCTCACCGGTGGCGACGACGTCGGCACCGAAGGTCCAGTCGCCCTCCACCGTCAGCGACTGCGCGTCCTTGATGGAGGGGACACCGTTTGGGAACCGGGCCTCGAAGTCCTGGATCTTCTTGTAGAAGCGCGGGTCGAGACTCACGGTGCAGGCCTGGTCCGGGACCATCTGCAGCAGCCCGTCGTCGTCGACCTCATAGACGTCCGAGCGCACCAGCAGCAGGTCGTTGGTGGTCTTGACCGGCAGGAAGCGGGAGCGCGGCACCTCGATGGCAGTGGCGCCCTCGAAGGCCTCGACGGCGGCACCCATGGCCGTCTCAAGCTGGATGACCGGCGTTGAGGAGGAGTCGGCGGGGTCCACCGTCTTGCTGTTCCTGATGAGCGGAAGCCCGAGGATCCCACCTCGCTCAACCAGGGTTTCGCGCAGCACCTTGAGATCGAACCAGAGGTTGTTCGTGTGGAAGAAGGGGTGGCGGAACTGGTCGGTGAAGTAGTGCATCTGGTCCTCGGGGGTCTGCGCTGTGTCACGCAGGATGATGCGCCCGTCGCTCTTACGTACAGCCAGGTGCCCGCCTTTGACATCGGCCGGTGTGCGCCGGCACATCTCCGGGGCGTAAGGGGCGCCGGAGGCGGCGAACCAGCCAGCAATCCTGGCCGAGGGCGCCGCACCGAGGTTGTCGGAGTTGGCAGTCATGGCGTACCGGTAGCCCTTGTCCAGGAGGGCGTCCAGCAGCCCGGAGGCAAGCAGGGCGGTGTAGATGTCGCCGTGGCCCGGGGGGCACCACTCGAGCTCGGGGTCGGCCTCCCACTCCACGGGAGTCAGATCGTCGGCGCGCAGCTTGGGCTCGCGGTTCTGCAGGAAGTCCAGGGGCAGGCCATCGACCTGGATCTCGGGGTGCCCGGCCAGCACCTCAAGGGAGTCCTCGCGGGTGCGGAAGGAGTTCATGAGGATCAGCGGCAGGCTCACGCCATAGCGTCGACGCGCCGCCAGGACCTGATCGACCAGCAGGTCCAGGAAGGTCTTGCCATCACGGACCGGCAGGAGGGACTTGGCGCGATCCAGGCCCATCGAGGTGCCCAGCCCCCCGTTGAGCCGGATGAGGACCGTCTTGCTCAGCGCCTCGCGTGCCTGCTCCTCGCTGACCTCGACGTCAGCCAGGGAGTCGATCTGCGTGAGGGGCTCGATGGTCTCCTCGGGGATGAGTCCGGTGGCCCCCGCCTCCAGGGACTGGTAGTAGTGGGTGAAAACCGTGATGGCCTGCTCTGCGACACCGGCGTCGCGCATCTTGTGCTGGGATGAAGTGAGTCCGTTCTCGCTCATGCCA
This region of Actinomyces oris genomic DNA includes:
- the uvrC gene encoding excinuclease ABC subunit UvrC, which gives rise to MADPSTYRPAPGEIPTSPGVYRFLDGQGRVIYVGKAKNLRQRLSNYFQDLAALHPRTQKMVTTACAVEWTVVSTEVESLALEYSWIKEFNPRFNVMYKDDKSYPYLAVTMGETYPRVQVVRGARKPGTRYFGPFVQAWSIRETVEQLLRVFPVRSCSAGVFRRAQASGRPCLLGYIDKCSAPCVGRISPQDHRALAEDFCAFMAGRTGPYLRQVEAEMKAAAAALDFEKAARLRDDAAALRKVIEGNAVVLPDATDADVFALVRDELEAAVQVFHVRGGRVRGQRGWVVDLIDDAGDAELIERLLEQVYASLVDPADAGAVHHSGAPTSSGTTTSVGVGERAPSSPQPRSGTLGSNGDASRRKGESAATSVDDVAHTATTAVPKEILVPELPSNAATVRTWLAGLRGAKVDLRVPQRGDKAALMETVRKNAQEALRLHKTRRAGDLTQRALALDELAEALDLPEAPLRVECYDISHTQGTYQVGSMVVFEDGAPRKSDYRRFTVRGQDGSGAADDTAAMHEVLTRRFKRLIAEQGRGEAAARAAQEIEDVEGIAVVSGPIDPETGKTRRFSYAPGLVVVDGGLPQVNAARTVLDELGIDVPLIGLAKRLEEVWVPGEEFPVILPRTSPALYLLQHLRDESHRFAITHHRKKRSAGMTRSVLDGIPGLGPARQAALLREFGSVTRIRQADVDDITRVKGIGPALAGTILAHLNSPGTEQ
- a CDS encoding UTP--glucose-1-phosphate uridylyltransferase — its product is MSENGLTSSQHKMRDAGVAEQAITVFTHYYQSLEAGATGLIPEETIEPLTQIDSLADVEVSEEQAREALSKTVLIRLNGGLGTSMGLDRAKSLLPVRDGKTFLDLLVDQVLAARRRYGVSLPLILMNSFRTREDSLEVLAGHPEIQVDGLPLDFLQNREPKLRADDLTPVEWEADPELEWCPPGHGDIYTALLASGLLDALLDKGYRYAMTANSDNLGAAPSARIAGWFAASGAPYAPEMCRRTPADVKGGHLAVRKSDGRIILRDTAQTPEDQMHYFTDQFRHPFFHTNNLWFDLKVLRETLVERGGILGLPLIRNSKTVDPADSSSTPVIQLETAMGAAVEAFEGATAIEVPRSRFLPVKTTNDLLLVRSDVYEVDDDGLLQMVPDQACTVSLDPRFYKKIQDFEARFPNGVPSIKDAQSLTVEGDWTFGADVVATGEARVEAEGSPGRIADGSRI